The genomic region CTTATAAAATTATAGATGATGAAAATCGAGATGAAAAAATAATTGAGATAATAAATAAAAATATAGGTAAAAAAATTATAATTGTGAGAAATACTGTGAGAAATGCCTATAATATATATGAACGATTAATAAAATTTTCTAATAACAATTTATATAATGGTGTACCTGTATTTTTCTACCATGGACGATTATTTTCATATATTAAATCACAAATTTATGAAGCGATTAAAGAATTGGATGAAGTTAACAAACCGTATATTTTGATTACCACTCATGCTATAGAAGTTGGTTGTGACCTTAATGCTGAGCTATTAATTACTGATTATTGCAATCCGGATCAATTAATACAGAGAGCAGGAAGATGTGCAAGAAAAAAAGAATCAAAAGGAATTCTTTTTATAATCGGAAAAGAATTTCAAGATGAAATTGAAAATTATTTAAGAGATCCAGTAGCATATAACTATGAAGTATATAATAGCATATTAGAAGAAAATAATGGTGGAAATCTCATTGAAGAAATGATAAGAAAGGAGACTATTAGACCGAACCTTAAAAAAGAAGACCTTACCGACGCTCTTTTTCATCTTCTATATTCTTATGTTTATGAATTTGATCGGACAAGAGAAAAATTACACGAAAGTGGCATTATCTCAACACGTTCTTGGATTCCTTCAATTAAACTATTCTGGGTTAAAAAAGAATCCGATTTCGGTGAGATTAGAAAATGGTCGAAAGATAATAGTATAAATGATGTACTTTTAATGATGCGTGAAAAGAACTTATTATATAATTTTGATCCATTATCTATATCTATAGATATGTTAAGCACACAAGATTCATTGAAGGTATCGGATCTTAAAGAGAATTATCTAATTTTCGCTATTCAAGATTCAGAAAGCGATGACGGCTATGTAAAAGGAAAAATCAATCCATATCTTCATGAAATTTATGTCATTTATAAATCTCAAGGTTATCCAAATATTAATCCCAAGGATGGTTTAATTCAATTACCTAAAATTTTCGAGAAGAAAGAGAAAGGTATCAAAATTGAAATATCGGTTAAAAAGCAGATATTATTACCTGAATCACAATATGATAGAAAAATTGAATATTTAAACATAACGTAGGTGTTATCGTTGTCTTCTAATTATATTGAATTTTACTTTATTTTGTATCTTTTGACAAATATTTTCATAGTTAATATTTGAGGATTACCATGCTCCCCCTTTCTAAGCTTTCCGCCCGCCTAACCTTCCCCGGCCCCGTTACCTTCCCCTATTGGATGGGCAACACGTTCAGGGGCGGCACAGGGGTACACCTTAGAAGGGCCTGCTGCCCAAACCTGGAAAAGGATTGCTACACTTGTGAGATCAGTGGGGATTGTATCTTCTTTTATACTCACATGAAAAAAGACTCGAAGGTGGGCTATGGCGCCCCGCCTAAGCCAATCGTATTGGTCCCCCCGTTCTTTGGCAAAAGCTTCACAGTCGAAAAAGACGCCTACCTCGACGTCAGCATCCTTCTTTTCGGCAAGTTCATACGGTACTTGCCGCACGCCATCCTGGGGCTTAGCATGCTCGGCCAGAATGGCATAGGCTCGGAGCGGAGGTATGGGGTCAACCGGTTCAATATAGCTGAGATAAGGTGCGCTTTATCGGGTCAGCGAGTCTATGATGGTAATACGATCAACGTCGAAGCCATGAAAGTCATCGACATAATGGACTACGCAAACGGCCACGACATGCCAGACGACTATGTCTCGATAGGGTTCGAGACGCCCATGGTGATGAAGACGGGGGCGTTCCCCCCTACGCTCGACAAGCTCATCGACATGGTCCGCCAGCGTCTAATCCTCTACGTTAACGAGTATGGCGACGGCACGAAAATCCCGGAATTCCAGTGCACAGCCCACACAAAATCCTCCGCCATGCACTTCCACAAGCTTAAAAGGGCCTCACAGCGGGCTGGAAAAGGCGAGATACACGCATACACGGGCACGGCCTTATACAAAATAGCAAGCATGGACGAAGAGGCAAAAAGGCTCCTAAAAATCGGGGAGCTTATCGGCGCAGGGCCAAAGCCATCGTTTGGGCTGGGATTCTATAATATAACCGAGTAAACATATTTTCAAAATCCCCCGGCCAGTAATAGAATCATGAGACTTAATAGGGTTTAAGTCTCTAACCCGATGGTTCCATTCTTATTAGATTGCCCGAAGGGCAATCGAACTAGGGGGTCCGCGAGGGGGGCGTAGCGTAGCGAAGCCCCCTTCAGCCTTAGAAGTAGAAGACACGCTACAAAACCATCCACCTCTAAAGAGAAGCCTTAGAAGTAGAAGACACGCTACAAAACCATCCACCTCTAAATAGAAGCCTTAGAAGTAGAAGACACGCTACAAAACCATCCACCTCTAAAGAGAAGCCTTAGAAGTAGAAGACACGCTACAAAACCATCCATATTTGAGCGGTCTTTCATAGGACACAGCAGTAATACGATAACATTATATACCATGACGAAAAACTAGGAAGTTGCTTACCTACATTAATAGTATTTAAAGGTGCGTACATGCTGAATAATGCCATCATAGCGCCTGCCCTCCTCCCATTCCAGGAGCTCGAGCAAGCCGTATGGAAGAAAGACTTATGCGCTGGGTGCCGGGGCTGCATCACGGTGTGCCCTGCAAACACGCTAGCATATGACCAGAAGCTCGAAAGGCCATATCAGATAACGCCATGCATCGATTGCAAGGCATGCCTGGAGGCTTGCCCGAGGATTCCTTTAAATATGGAAAAGCTGCCGCCAGACGTGCTGGGGCCATACATACAGATGAAAAGCGTGAGAGCTAAGGCTGGCAATAGCAGATACCAGAATGGCGGGGCAGTCACCGCACTGCTAAAGGCTGCACTACAGGAAGAGCTGGTAGACCGCGCCGTGGTCATGGGCGTAGACCGCTGGGATCTTAATGCTTATCCATGTATTATCGAAGATGCCGAAGGGCTGGAAAGGGCCGCCGGAAGCAAGTATACTACAAATGGCATCCTGGAAGCCATGAGAGGCATCATTAAGGATGAAAGCATTAGAAGCGTGGCGCTGGTAGGCACGCCATGCACAGTACAGGCCATCGGCCTCCTGAGAAAGTCATCAAACGAGTACGCGGAAAGGCTCGCCCACAAGGTAAGGTTCCTAATAGGCCTGTTCTGCTTCGAATCGTTCGACAGCTCGCTCATCCCCGAGGTCGCCAGGCGGCTTAGCGTGCCATCCTGGCGCATAGCAAAGATGAACGCGGGCGAGGGCAAGCTGACCGTCACTCTCAGGAGCGGCGAGGTGAGGGCTTTACCGCTGTCAAGCCTGACAGATTTCGTCAGGCCCGGATGCTTTAAGTGCAACGACTTTACCTCCAGGCTTGCAGACGTATCAGTGGGAAGCGTCGGCAGCGCCCACGGCTCAAGCGCGCTCATCGTCCGCACGCCAGAAGGCGCAGGCCTACTCGAGATAGCCGAGGAAAACGGCCTCATCGAGGCGACCGGCGGCGTAGACGTGGCGGCAATAGAGAAGGTCGGAAAGCTAAAGCTAAAAAAGAATGGGCTCTAAGCCATTTATCCTTTCATAATACGCTTTTCACAAAGCCCAGTACCAGGTCGCTGGCCACCCAGAGGGCGCCACCCATCGCTATGGAGAGCGCAGCGAGCAGCAATGTGGCAGACGTCTCGCCTATCCGCCTCTTCCTCAATTCTCTGTAGACGCTAAACGCGAGGAAAAATACGCCCATCATCAGGATGCCAAGCAAGAAAGGCATGAGCGCTGGCATGGCCAACCCTCCAATGGGGTTGATGAAAGTCGAGGCGCCAAGCTTTTCCGGATTATACGTATACCAGTGCATGACGCCGCCAGCGCCATCGAGCAGGAAGGCGAATACGACGGCGACCAGGAAGTACGTCATCCATTTGAAGAACGGCATGCCAGTGCCCTTATACGACAGCCGCTCTGATATCCAGAATGACGATATCGCCGCTATGGGCCATAACAGTGAGAATATGTCTACGACGCCCTCAGGGTCGTTAAAAAACCCGTAGCTTTTCGCGAGCCAATAATAAATCATATATGAGAAAAACGTGATGAACCACAGCCTGGTCATATCTCTGTTCCTCCCCCTCACCACGTAATGTGTGAGAAACACCATGAGGGGGCCGACAATGGCCAGGACGTATAAAGCGATTATAGAGATATCCACGAAACCACCTTCAGCCTTGCTAATGTATCGGTGCCCCTATATTATTGTATGCGTCAGGCACCCTGCAAAAGCGTCGGACAGAAGCGCATGGTTTAGCACGTAATCCTCGAACGTGGCCCCTCCACCCGAAAGCTTGTTACGCAGCAAGGTCAGCGTGCTGGCGGACAGCGCCACATCCTTAAAGGTAATCTCATCGTAAACGCATTCGCCCATGACCACCTCGTTAATCTCGTCTACGAGGCGGCGCACGAGCGAAGGCGAAGGGGTGCCATCGGCATCTACGTAGCTTATTATCCTCTGCGCCTCGAATGAAAATTTCCTGGCTATATGCGAAGCGACCCGGTCGCATGGGTCCTTAAGCCGGCGGATGAGGGCGGATGCGTCCTTGACGTCCTCTGCTTTGAATAGCAGGCCGCGGCACAGGTCCTCGTCAAACCCGGTCCAGGTCCTCACCCAGTAGTCCATATCCTCCTCGGGACGGCTTCCCATATCGTGGTCCGTGTCAAAGCCGCCATCAAAGTACAGCCTCCTGCCATCGTTCAAGACGATGGTTAGCAGGGCGTCCCCGCCGTCATCGCTCACCACGTTGTTGCTTTTACGTAGCCAGGCCATCCTGGCTATCCCTTCGCCGTCTATAGACCTGGTGGCGGCGAGGTCGTTGAGCGCTTTGAAGAGCAGCCTGAAAAGCAGGTACTCCATCGTGCCCGTGCCTTCCGGGTCGAACCTGGGGGTACGGTCTAAAGGCTTCCAGTCGCCATTAATGAACTCCGCCATAGCGCATGGCGATACCTGGATGAGCGCCATTATCGGCAGGATGAGCTTTTGCCTCTCATAGCGCTGGTAATGGTCTTTCACTCCGCTAGAATCAAACCTTATAAACGGGTATTTTTCTAGCTCCTCCTTGTTGAGCGACTCGAAGGCTTTCTCGCGCTCCTCCTTAGGCATGCTGTCCGGAAATACGGGCAAGCGCAGCGATATCTCGTCGAACTCCTGGCATTCATGGTCCTTTTTATTGATTAAGCCCGACATATAGCCGTCAAAGTCCTCTTCGATGCCCGATGCTTTCGCGTATCGCTCGAAAAGAAGACGCGCATCGGGCGTATCCCAGAATGGCAGCCTTATCGTCCTTCGCATCTCCACGCCCTTTTCATACAGGGCCTCCCTTATAATTGATTCGCAGGCCATGCCGCTGAAATACCTGTACCCGAAAAGTGCGTGCATGTCAGCGGGCCTTACGCACGCCATTACGTGTCGAACGACCTGGCGAAATGCAGGCAGATCCCTTTTAAGGTAATAGTGTGCCGTCGTATGGCTCTGCCTGGGAGGCCGGACCATAATCCTTCCTAATATGCCTTTTTTTTCGAAGCCCTCGCAAATTTTTGCCGCCCATCCCCTGCTGACGTCTCCTCCCAGGTCTCTCTCGATTTTGGCCGGGTATGATATGAACGGCTTTTGCTGTGGGCTGCCGACGGGCGCGTAGCCTTCCCGCTCGATAAAGTATAGAAGCACGCTCCACTCTTTACTTGTCAGGCCCATAGGTAAGACGCCTTCGACATCTGTAAAGTATGTCGCTTAAGCCTTAACACTTTAGAGTCGTTTAAATATTTGAACTTTAAGATATGGTGAGATTAGAGGTGACATTCATGGCAAAGGCGAATAAGAAGTCAAAGGCGCCGGCAACTGACAAGGCCAAGGATGCAACTGCTAAGGCTGAGAATAAGCAGTAAGTTATGATCACGCTATTTTACATTATTTTTATTTTTGCTTTTTACGTATCTTCAAAGTAATTGTTGAAAAACGCTACTATTCTGCCGGGCATTTTTCACCACGAGGTACATAAAAGACACTAGGTACACAATCTCTTTATTATTTAAAAAAATTGTGTACTTAGTGTTAGCTTGTGTTCTTTGTGGTGAGAGGGGTGGTGTTAGCTTGTTTCATCTTGGCGGAAATTTTCCAGAATTACACCGGCCATAGTATGTTTGATATTTGTAGAATATTTTAGAAACAATGATATGATGTGTAAATCTTTCAAATTAAATCCCTTCTTAAAATCGTTCGTATTCCTGTTCTCTTTTGCTACAAAATCCTCTATTTTATATGACGTGGTGAACTACACGACTGGGCGCTTTTATTAGAATAAAATGATAATGCGAGCCAATAGTTTTATGTAATGAACGATAGTTTACATTATTGAACGATTTCCATGATAGCGCTGTTCGAAAAGTACGTAGACATGAAAATACTGGGCCTATTCCTGTCTAACCCGAATACCTCTTACCACGTCAAGGGGATAGCCAGAAAGCTTGGGGTCAGCCCGGCGAGCGTAAGCCACGCGATGAAATATTTCGAGGACATGGGATATGTGATAAAAGAAGAAAAAGGGCTCGCACATATTTACCAGCTAAACAAAGAGCACCCCGTCGTCGCCTCCTTAAAGAAGGCCTATGGCATAGCGCTCGTACAGTCGGCGAACCCGGTCGAAGCCTTCCTTTCGGCAGACCCTAACATCGTATCGTTTGCGTTATATGGGGAGTATGCGGACGGAAGCTTTGACGAGC from Methanocella conradii HZ254 harbors:
- the cas6 gene encoding CRISPR system precrRNA processing endoribonuclease RAMP protein Cas6, with product MLPLSKLSARLTFPGPVTFPYWMGNTFRGGTGVHLRRACCPNLEKDCYTCEISGDCIFFYTHMKKDSKVGYGAPPKPIVLVPPFFGKSFTVEKDAYLDVSILLFGKFIRYLPHAILGLSMLGQNGIGSERRYGVNRFNIAEIRCALSGQRVYDGNTINVEAMKVIDIMDYANGHDMPDDYVSIGFETPMVMKTGAFPPTLDKLIDMVRQRLILYVNEYGDGTKIPEFQCTAHTKSSAMHFHKLKRASQRAGKGEIHAYTGTALYKIASMDEEAKRLLKIGELIGAGPKPSFGLGFYNITE
- the cas3 gene encoding CRISPR-associated helicase Cas3', with the translated sequence MEIEEAYKIFNDKFIPREHQRRCWELLDNNLISGITLLSGTGSGKTEAILIPSLIKDKKLVLIYPTRSLVNDQILRLKDYIKKLILKNEISKTISIDIGDEEYALQYTKFNEKSINRILNQVKYWYRIQKLKEIKIKVLIDKNETEEKISIDKLQNKLENYIHSLKNFELIYQIGPYTTIEINHLNENVSYVIRKTKKHYFGGDVILTTLDKFLYRFFAYGEQKWNLIYPYRLYMNELTTGRLVICFDEAHLYDSVSYTNFINLLSTLISNNIKVVVMSATLPQEFLNMSETKLGMAVVNGEDSKGNKTYKIIDDENRDEKIIEIINKNIGKKIIIVRNTVRNAYNIYERLIKFSNNNLYNGVPVFFYHGRLFSYIKSQIYEAIKELDEVNKPYILITTHAIEVGCDLNAELLITDYCNPDQLIQRAGRCARKKESKGILFIIGKEFQDEIENYLRDPVAYNYEVYNSILEENNGGNLIEEMIRKETIRPNLKKEDLTDALFHLLYSYVYEFDRTREKLHESGIISTRSWIPSIKLFWVKKESDFGEIRKWSKDNSINDVLLMMREKNLLYNFDPLSISIDMLSTQDSLKVSDLKENYLIFAIQDSESDDGYVKGKINPYLHEIYVIYKSQGYPNINPKDGLIQLPKIFEKKEKGIKIEISVKKQILLPESQYDRKIEYLNIT
- a CDS encoding winged helix-turn-helix transcriptional regulator; amino-acid sequence: MIALFEKYVDMKILGLFLSNPNTSYHVKGIARKLGVSPASVSHAMKYFEDMGYVIKEEKGLAHIYQLNKEHPVVASLKKAYGIALVQSANPVEAFLSADPNIVSFALYGEYADGSFDEQSDIEFIAVAPSAIDKFSNTRKFSEVRKALEEKLGRPVSIFVATMSIWSAMKGANDPMYKRIMDNHVLIYGNGLEDPFVI
- a CDS encoding Coenzyme F420 hydrogenase/dehydrogenase, beta subunit C-terminal domain, giving the protein MLNNAIIAPALLPFQELEQAVWKKDLCAGCRGCITVCPANTLAYDQKLERPYQITPCIDCKACLEACPRIPLNMEKLPPDVLGPYIQMKSVRAKAGNSRYQNGGAVTALLKAALQEELVDRAVVMGVDRWDLNAYPCIIEDAEGLERAAGSKYTTNGILEAMRGIIKDESIRSVALVGTPCTVQAIGLLRKSSNEYAERLAHKVRFLIGLFCFESFDSSLIPEVARRLSVPSWRIAKMNAGEGKLTVTLRSGEVRALPLSSLTDFVRPGCFKCNDFTSRLADVSVGSVGSAHGSSALIVRTPEGAGLLEIAEENGLIEATGGVDVAAIEKVGKLKLKKNGL